In one Lasioglossum baleicum chromosome 17, iyLasBale1, whole genome shotgun sequence genomic region, the following are encoded:
- the LOC143217548 gene encoding uncharacterized protein LOC143217548, which produces MGEPNSHSQPCEDDIGSSAVVFQFAHSSIAVYNVHDNEPLLDNRVDYAGPLTLRTFRGRGAKTYKGYIVLFVCLSSSAVHLEIATDYSTNGFIAAYKRFISRRGICATLSSDCGTNFIGADKELRNLFQASSKEAAALANIFANDGTRWKFNPPSSPHFGGKWEAAVKSVKFHLKRVIGDTGLTYEEFSTLLSQIEAILNSRPLCPLSDDPTDPSALTPGHFLIGTALTTTPEPAIIDLPNSRLSRWQLLRQMLERFWKRWSAEYLQHLQTISKWQRRSDAFKIGSLVLVADERYPPSKWALGRIIDVHPGQDNLVRVATVKTQHSVYKRPIVKLVMLPISTNDDNSTESTLSTKD; this is translated from the exons ATGGGGGAGCCCAACTCACACTCACAACCCTGCGAAGACGATATTGGATCGTCGGCGGTCGTGTTCCAGTTCGCTCATTCATCCATCGCTGTGTACAATGTACACGACAACGAGCCACTCTTGGACAACA GAGTTGATTACGCTGGCCCTCTAACTCTTCGGACGTTTCGCGGTCGAGGCGCGAAGACGTACAAAGGCTATATCGTCCTCTTCGTTTGTCTCTCGTCTTCAGCTGTTCACTTGGAAATAGCTACCGACTATTCCACCAACGGCTTCATCGCCGCTTATAAACGTTTTATAAGTCGACGAGGCATCTGTGCAACGCTCAGCAGTGACTGTGGCACCAATTTCATCGGTGCTGACAAGGAACTGCGAAACCTTTTTCAAGCTTCCTCCAAAGAAGCAGCCGCTCTCGCCAACATTTTTGCGAATGATGGAACTCGCTGGAAATTTAATCCACCATCATCACCACACTTCGGAGGGAAATGGGAAGCGGCTGTCAAATCCGTAAAGTTTCACCTCAAAAGAGTCATCGGAGACACTGGCCTCACTTACGAGGAATTTTCAACATTGCTCTCGCAGATTGAGGCCATCCTCAACTCGCGCCCTCTTTGCCCGCTCTCGGATGACCCAACGGATCCATCAGCTCTTACCCCGGGTCATTTTCTCATTGGTACGGCATTAACGACCACTCCTGAGCCTGCAATCATCGATCTGCCAAACTCTCGACTTTCACGATGGCAACTTTTGCGTCAGATGCTGGAACGATTTTGGAAACGCTGGAGTGCCGAATACCTTCAACATCTCCAGACGATTTCCAAGTGGCAACGCAGATCTGACGCGTTCAAAATCGGATCTCTCGTGCTCGTCGCAGACGAACGATATCCACCGTCAAAATGGGCTCTAGGACGGATCATTGACGTCCACCCTGGTCAGGACAATCTAGTTCGGGTTGCTACCGTGAAAACCCAACATTCGGTTTATAAACGACCGATTGTGAAACTTGTCATGCTGCCCATCTCAACCAACGACGATAACTCAACAGAATCAACGCTGTCAACCAAGGACTAG